One Clupea harengus chromosome 3, Ch_v2.0.2, whole genome shotgun sequence DNA window includes the following coding sequences:
- the rag1 gene encoding V(D)J recombination-activating protein 1, with amino-acid sequence MESRADIPRYSMPDEVQHTYSKFSDWKFKLFRVRSMEKVPLPSEPSPNVVPSKPPGEVGDVGPGHPGSLMRLCLGGKSKENVEANSQRVDQKLQEIDTHMSCLKSLCRLCGMSLHKAKGPEHEAQGALDEGSRLSLRRMGCKAQGWPDVILKVFKVDVTADMETVHPQTFCHRCWMAAIRGGGFCSFVPTKVPEWRPHTSGCPLCFPTRPSAYQRKGRKRAKALRRAPSLAKRRKWEAQGSAAGVGGKRMLRALVDQQQQGPVSRSRVKPGAQRALWVKNITLCQKEHLSAKLLPADLPADFLCAVTCQVCDHLLSDPVQSPCRHLFCRGCILKYSRALGTQCPACSLPFQPTDLKSPPKTFLAVLQSLSLLCPREDCGERVRMDSFRAHCLDHLQQRQPEKDDPLGLHTDRELDRYLPVNKGGRPRQHLLSLTRRAQKHRLKELKNHVRAFADKEEGGDTKSVCLTLFLLALRAGNEHKQADELEATMQGRGYGLHPAVCLAIRVNTFLSCSQYHKMYRTVKATSGRQIFQPLHTLRAAEKELLPGFHPFEWQPALKGVSSSWDLGILDGLSGWTSSVEDIPADTIARRFRYDVALVSALKDMEEDIMEGLKEHGLEDSSVTGFSVTIKESCDGMGDVSEKHGNGPPVPEKAVRFSFTVMSVSVQVEGEEAGVLIFHEMKPNSELSCKPLCLMLVDESDHETLTAILGPVVAERNAMKESRLILSLGGMMRSFRFHFRGTGYDEKMVREMEGLEASGSTYICTLCDSTRSEASHNMVLHSITRSHQENLERYELWRSNPFSESADELRDRVKGVSAKPFMETTPTLDALHCDIGNATEFYKIFQDEIGEMHARGDNPPSREERRRWRATLDKQLRKKMKLKPVMRMNGNYARRLMTAEAAEVVCELVRSDERRQALRELVELYMQMKPVWRSTFPARECPDQLCQYSFNSQRFAELLSTTFKYRYDGKITNYLHKTLAHVPEIVERDGSIGAWASEGNESGNKLFRRFRKMHARQSKSFELEDVLKHHWLYTSKYLQKFMEAHKNSAKALQATINPEEIVDDSDMLLETPDF; translated from the exons ATGGAGTCTCGGGCAGACATCCCCAGGTACTCCATGCCAGATGAGGTGCAGCACACGTACTCCAAGTTCTCGGACTGGAAGTTCAAGTTGTTCCGGGTCAGGTCCATGGAGAAAGTGCCCCTGCCCAGTGAGCCCTCCCCAAACGTGGTTCCCTCGAAGCCCCCGGGGGAAGTGGGAGATGTAGGTCCGGGGCATCCAGGCAGCctcatgaggctctgcctcggGGGCAAGAGCAAGGAGAATGTGGAGGCCAACAGCCAGCGCGTGGACCAGAAGCTGCAGGAGATTGACACTCACATGAGCTGCCTCAA GAGTTTGTGCCGCCTTTGTGGGATGTCACTGCACAAAGCCAAGGGGCCTGAGCACGAGGCCCAGGGTGCGTTGGATGAGGGCAGCCGTCTCTCCCTGCGCAGGATGGGCTGCAAGGCCCAGGGCTGGCCCGACGTCATCCTCAAGGTCTTCAAGGTGGACGTGACGGCCGACATGGAGACCGTGCACCCCCAGACCTTCTGCCACCGCTGCTGGATGGCAGCCATTAGGGGGGGCGGCTTCTGCTCCTTCGTCCCAACCAAGGTGCCCGAGTGGCGGCCTCACACCTCGGGATGTCCGCTCTGCTTCCCCACGAGGCCCTCGGCCTACCAGCGCAAAGGGCGCAAGCGCGCCAAAGCCCTCCGGAGGGCCCCATCTCTGGCCAAGAGGAGGAAGTGGGAGGCCCAGGGCTCCGCTGCTGGCGTCGGGGGCAAGAGGATGCTGAGGGCCTTGGtggaccagcagcagcagggaccCGTGAGCAGGAGCAGAGTGAAGCCCGGTGCACAGAGAGCCCTTTGGGTGAAGAACATCACCCTCTGCCAGAAAGAGCACCTAAGTGCCAAGCTGCTGCCCGCCGACCTCCCTGCCGACTTCCTTTGCGCCGTCACGTGCCAGGTGTGCGACCATCTGCTGAGCGACCCAGTCCAGTCCCCCTGCAGACACCTCTTCTGCCGCGGCTGCATCCTCAAGTACAGCCGGGCACTGGGCACCCAGTGTCCTGCCTGCTCCCTGCCCTTCCAGCCCACAGACCTCAAGAGTCCACCCAAGACCTTCCTGGCGGTGCTGCAGTCCCTGTCCCTGCTGTGCCCCAGGGAGGACTGTGGGGAGCGGGTCAGGATGGACTCCTTCAGGGCACACTGCCTGGACCACCTCCAGCAGAGGCAGCCGGAAAAGGACGACCCGCTGGGCctccacacagacagggagctGGACAGGTACCTGCCGGTGAACAAGGGCGGCCGCCCACGTCAGCACCTGCTCTCCCTCACCAGGCGTGCGCAGAAGCACCGGCTCAAGGAGCTGAAGAACCATGTGCGGGCGTTCGCCGacaaagaggaagggggggacACCAAGTCCGTCTGCCTGACACTCTTCCTCCTGGCTCTCAGGGCGGGGAACGAACACAAACAGGCGGATGAGCTGGAGGCCACGATGCAAG GCAGGGGGTATGGTTTGCATCCCGCTGTGTGCCTCGCCATCAGGGTCAACACCTTCCTCAGCTGCAGCCAGTACCACAAGATGTACCGCACCGTCAAGGCCACCAGTGGGCGCCAGATCTTCCAGCCCCTGCACACCCTGCGTGCAGCGGAGAAGGAGCTGCTGCCCGGCTTTCACCCCTTCGAGTGGCAGCCGGCCCTGAAGGGCGTGTCCAGCAGCTGGGACCTGGGCATCCTGGACGGGCTCTCGGGCTGGACCAGCTCGGTGGAGGACATCCCCGCGGACACCATCGCCCGCCGCTTCCGCTACGACGTGGCCCTGGTGTCGGCGCTGAAGGACATGGAGGAGGACATCATGGAGGGTCTGAAGGAGCACGGCCTGGAAGATAGCTCTGTGACCGGGTTCAGCGTCACCATCAAGGAGTCCTGCGACGGCATGGGCGACGTGAGTGAGAAGCACGGCAACGGCCCGCCGGTACCCGAGAAGGCCGTGCGCTTCTCCTTCACCGTCATGTCGGTGTCCGTgcaggtggagggggaggaggccgGCGTGCTCATCTTCCATGAGATGAAGCCCAACTCGGAGCTCTCCTGCAAGCCGCTGTGCCTGATGCTCGTGGACGAGTCGGACCACGAGACGCTGACGGCCATCTTGGGGCCAGTGGTGGCCGAGCGCAACGCCATGAAGGAGAGCCGGCTCATCCTGTCGTTGGGCGGTATGATGCGTTCCTTCCGCTTCCACTTCCGCGGAACGGGCTACGACGAGAAGATGGTGCGTGAGATGGAGGGGCTGGAGGCGTCCGGCTCCACCTACATCTGCACGCTGTGCGACTCCACCCGCTCCGAGGCCTCGCACAACATGGTGCTGCACAGCATCACGCGCAGCCACCAGGAGAACCTGGAGCGCTACGAGCTGTGGCGCTCCAACCCATTCTCCGAGTCGGCGGACGAGCTGCGCGACCGCGTCAAGGGTGTCTCTGCCAAGCCCTTCATGGAGACGACGCCCACGCTGGATGCGCTGCACTGCGACATCGGCAACGCCACCGAGTTCTACAAGATATTCCAGGACGAGATTGGCGAGATGCACGCGCGCGGCGACAACCCGCCGAGCCGCGAGGAACGGCGTCGGTGGCGCGCGACGCTCGACAAGCAGCTGCGCAAGAAGATGAAGCTGAAGCCGGTGATGCGCATGAATGGCAACTACGCCCGGCGGCTGATGACGGCGGAGGCGGCGGAGGTGGTGTGCGAGCTGGTGCGCTCGGACGAGCGGCGGCAGGCGCTGCGGGAGCTCGTGGAGCTCTACATGCAGATGAAGCCGGTGTGGCGCTCCACGTTTCCCGCCCGGGAATGCCCCGACCAGCTGTGCCAGTACAGCTTCAACTCGCAACGCTTCGCAGAGCTGCTCTCCACCACCTTCAAGTACCGCTACGATGGCAAGATCACCAACTACCTGCACAAGACGCTGGCTCACGTGCCGGAGATCGTGGAGAGGGATGGCTCAATCGGCGCCTGGGCCAGCGAGGGCAACGAGTCCGGTAACAAGCTCTTCCGACGCTTCCGCAAGATGCACGCACGCCAGTCCAAGAGCTTCGAGCTGGAGGACGTGCTGAAGCACCACTGGCTCTATACTTCCAAATATCTGCAGAAGTTTATGGAGGCCCATAAGAACTCGGCCAAGGCCTTACAGGCCACCATCAACCCAGAGGAGATTGTGGATGACAGTGATATGTTACTGGAGACTCCAGACTTCTGA
- the rag2 gene encoding V(D)J recombination-activating protein 2 produces the protein MTLQPLTAVNCAGLLQPGCSLLQLDGDTLLFGQKGWPKRSCPTGIFGVRIKENEFKLRPISFSNNSCYLPPLRCPAVARLEPRDGNPESYLIHGGRTPNNELSAALYVVSVESRGCNRKLTLSCQEKELVGEPPGARYGHTASMVHSRGKRACVLFGGRSYLPPAQRTTETWNSVVDCPPQVFLVDLEYGCCTAHYLPELTDGLSFHLALSRGDSVYLLGGHTLSSDSRPPHLFRLRVELLLGSPKLSCEVLDNGLSITSAISTRLGSGHEYIILGGYQADQQKQLQCCSVVLDDVGIRIEPREAPPWSGEICSSRIWFGGSLGKGGALVGVPTEGNPAPADAFYLYQVNFEQERGSGEENLQGHSQESTDLEDSTPLEDSEELYFGREPHELQMMDSEGDTYNEEDEEDESLTGYWIRCCAGCQVDANTWEPFYSTELTRPAMIFCSRGNGGHWVHAQCMDLPELELVRLSENNHKYFCPDHASHSRQEMTPPRQELPLKRLPMKPLHRKAPVKVMTPAKKSFLRRLFD, from the coding sequence ATGACCCTTCAGCCCCTGACTGCAGTTAACTGTGCTGGTCTTCTTCAGCCTGGCTGCTCCTTGCTGCAGCTGGATGGTGACACCCTCCTTTTCGGGCAGAAGGGCTGGCCCAAGCGCTCCTGCCCCACTGGCATCTTTGGGGTGCGAATAAAGGAGAACGAGTTCAAGCTGcgccccatctctttctccaacAACTCCTGCTACCTACCCCCCTTGCGCTGCCCTGCCGTGGCTCGGCTGGAGCCCCGCGACGGGAACCCGGAGAGCTACCTGATCCACGGCGGCCGCACCCCCAACAACGAGCTGTCGGCGGCTCTGTACGTCGTGAGCGTGGAGAGCCGTGGCTGCAACCGCAAGCTGACCCTGAGCTGCCAGGAGAAGGAGCTGGTGGGCGAGCCTCCCGGCGCCCGCTACGGCCACACGGCCAGCATGGTGCACAGCCGCGGCAAGAGGGCCTGCGTGCTGTTCGGGGGACGCTCCTACCTGCCGCCGGCCCAGAGGACCACTGAGACCTGGAACAGCGTGGTGGACTGCCCCCCGCAGGTGTTCCTTGTCGACCTGGAGTATGGCTGTTGCACAGCTCACTACCTCCCCGAGCTCACCGACGGCTTGTCCTTCCACCTGGCGCTGAGCAGAGGAGACAGCGTTTACCTGCTCGGGGGGCACACCCTGTCATCTGACTCCCGACCCCCCCACTTGTTCCGCCTGCGCGTTGAGCTTCTGTTGGGGAGCCCCAAGCTGTCCTGCGAGGTCCTCGACAATGGCCTGTCCATCACCAGCGCCATATCGACCCGTCTGGGTTCGGGCCACGAGTACATCATTCTGGGCGGGTACCAGGCAGACCAGCAGAAGCAGCTACAGTGCTGCTCTGTGGTTCTGGATGACGTCGGGATCCGCATCGAGCCTCGGGAGGCACCCCCCTGGAGCGGGGAGATCTGCAGCAGCCGGATCTGGTTCGGGGGCAGCCTGGGAAAAGGTGGCGCCCTCGTTGGTGTCCCCACGGAAGGAAACCCAGCCCCCGCCGACGCGTTCTACCTGTACCAGGTGAACTTTGAGCAGGAAAGAGGCAGCGGTGAGGAGAACCTGCAGGGTCACAGCCAGGAGTCCACAGACCTGGAGGACTCCACTCCTCTAGAGGACTCGGAGGAGCTGTACTTCGGCCGTGAGCCACATGAGTTGCAGATGATGGACAGCGAAGGCGACACCTACaacgaggaggacgaggaggacgagtCACTGACGGGCTACTGGATCCGCTGCTGTGCGGGCTGCCAGGTGGACGCCAACACCTGGGAGCCTTTCTACTCCACAGAGCTGACGCGGCCCGCCATGATCTTCTGCTCCAGGGGCAACGGCGGACACTGGGTCCATGCCCAGTGCATGGATCTGCCTGAGCTGGAGCTGGTGCGACTCTCCGAGAACAACCACAAGTACTTCTGCCCGGATCACGCCAGCCACAGCCGCCAGGAGATGACGCCACCGCGCCAGGAGTTGCCCCTAAAGCGCTTGCCCATGAAGCCCCTCCACAGGAAAGCCCCCGTCAAGGTCATGACCCCTGCCAAGAAGAGCTTCCTGAGAAGGCTGTTCGACTGA